The genomic window GCGCGACTGTAAGCGGGGAGCTAATATATTGAGATTCTGTCATAGGCAGGGGATTTATATCATAGGCTAAATATGGTGCAAATCCAGCGGGAATAAATTTCTCCCTATCTACCGCGCAAAGTGCTGCAACGACCTTAGACGAAAGTGGAAAGATTTTAGTAATTTCATCACACATTTCCTTTGCAGCAAGTTTATACATTTAGTTTATCTTTATGTTTGTGTTGATGTATTTTCTCATACGCGTAGTTTCGCTTATATCTGCTTCGTGAGTAATTAAATGTTTTTTGTCATTTTTATACACGATCCCATAGGGTGTGATAATTGCACTTCCCTTTGCCATTATATCATTTGCGCTATTACTCGCTAAGACAAAAGCTTGATTTATCACTGCCAAAGCGGTGCATAAGACCTCAAAGTGATTTTTGCGTGCCTTGCCCCATTGCGCGCTTACAAAAATCAAATCTGCACCCTTTATCTGTTCCCATAGCTCCACGAAACGCAATTCAAAACACACCAAAGCTGCACATTTAAGCCCATTTATCTCAAAAATGCTAATCTCACTTTTATCTCCCGCGACAAAGTGTAGCTGCTCATCACCGAGTGAAAAAAGTTTATGCTTGCTTTGCTTATGTATCACTTCTCCATTGTGAAACACCTTGAGATTATTAAAAAACTTCTTGTTTTTTTCCTCAATCATCGTAATCACAAGAGTATTTTGATATTTTGCACTACATTCCAAAAATCGCTCTGTCGCAAGTTTTGAAAACTCACTCGCTTCGCTCATACGTTGATACGCAAAACCGCTTAGTGCCACCTCCGGTGCACACACGATCGCCCCTTTGCCACATTGAGCGAGTAAATCCTCCACCTGTGCAAGATTTTGTTCAAAATCTTGCGCCGTTTTTATCTGCATAGCATAGAGTTTTTTAGAAATCATCGAAATTAAGACTCCCTTTTGAATAATTTGTAACCTTTGATTCAAAGAAATTTGTCTTTTGCTCATTAAAGCTTGAAAAAGCATTAACCCACTTGATAGGATGTTGGTTATTATAAAGCTTTTTGAATCCAACCGCATTCAAACGTTCATCTGCAAGGTATTGTATATACTCGCGTATAATCTCTGTCGTTAGCCCTAGAATCTGCCCCTGCGTGATATAATCACCCCAGCTTGATTCTATATCCACTGCT from Helicobacter typhlonius includes these protein-coding regions:
- a CDS encoding carbon-nitrogen hydrolase family protein, with product MISKKLYAMQIKTAQDFEQNLAQVEDLLAQCGKGAIVCAPEVALSGFAYQRMSEASEFSKLATERFLECSAKYQNTLVITMIEEKNKKFFNNLKVFHNGEVIHKQSKHKLFSLGDEQLHFVAGDKSEISIFEINGLKCAALVCFELRFVELWEQIKGADLIFVSAQWGKARKNHFEVLCTALAVINQAFVLASNSANDIMAKGSAIITPYGIVYKNDKKHLITHEADISETTRMRKYINTNIKIN